From Leishmania infantum JPCM5 genome chromosome 21:
GCACAcgcaagagagaaagcgtgCGTATGTTCAGCTATCGAAGACAACGAGGagcgaaaacaacaaaagacAATCAGAGAGACGAGAGGCATGTCCATCAGCCTAGCCATCATCTTCTGCCGTCAGCCGCACGTACGTTGCCAGCCATCCCCAGAGTCTCACAGACGGAAAACGATAAAACAGACAACGGAAAAGTGAATCCGTGGGCCCCAGTAAAAAAACGTCAAAGAGAAAAGAATGAGCGCGccacacaaaacaaagaaatGCCAATAcaagaggaaaaagagagatgagGAATATGGACAGGGCGGGCGTTGCACTATGGCAGAGTGTGTGCGGCCACCCTTACGCGGCTAAGCTGGTGTTCGGTGCTCCTGCGAGTCGTTTTTGATACCTTTCAGGAGTCGCCGGTGGCAGTAAGTGAGGATGGAGTGGAAGCGCTGCACACGCATTCGCTGCAACGTAAGATCAGCTCGACAAACAACAATagcaaaaaaagagggagacagaaaagaaagaaagacaTTGCACCTGAGCAACAAAACGACGTGTGTCTTTACGTAACGAGAGTGTAAAGAAAGAGATGGGGCATAACGCAGCaaaaaacaagagaaaaggaagagacatacgcgcacgtgcacataTGGAGTCGCACAGGTGGCGTGCCTGCTTACCTCTCCTCGTGTTGTGTGTAATGCAAAGTCGCTGAGGAGTTGTTGTGACGCACGCTCATACATCGACTCAACACAATCACACAGTCGCCTACAAAATAaaacaccgccaccactgtGAAGCCAAAGCATGGAGCGGCAAACTACCCTCCAAGCCCTTTGCACCAGAGAGTGCGCAGCTGTTTGTCAGTTCtgtttttcgtgtgtgtgccacagTAAAGACAGATAGTGATTAACGGCGCAGCATCGCAGATGGTATGGCGTGGGATGACGATGCCTGTGCAAAACGAGAGAGCGGCCCATGATGCCGGCAGCAACGGACACAGAGGCAAAGGGGGAAAGAATGTGGTtgcgcatcgccaccgtcgtgCCAAAGAAAAGAAGTGTGGGAGATGGATCGGAGCACTCTCGGAAGATGTGGCGCTGTGCGTTGCACGCCCATGAAGGAGtgacacacagacgcacgtgAAAGCATAGACACAATACGGTGAACATCAAGAGGGATATTTAAACCGTTTTTCCTTAACAGATTCAGTGTAGCGCACGCGGAGCGCCAGTTCCTGTATAGCAGAAAGATCAAAGGACGGgagcgtgtgctgcgcagtTGCCTATTCTCTACACTCATCACACAGGAGAacgcgaagaagagaaacgTGGAAGAGAGGCCGAACTTCTCCTTTGTTGTTTACACGGGGAGAAAAGtcgcgaaaaaaaaaaggaggtcGAATAGAGCAGTGCCTCACAAGGGGTGGAGTCAGGAGTTATTTCATAAACAGCAAAAGAGCATTGGTGCAGGCcaacacaaaaagaaggagcTACACACCAGCAGTTTCGACATACGCTAAGGCAAAGAAaacaggagagagacgctgcatgcgcaggccgaaaaaaaaaagaatggGGTTGGAGTCAGCCAGAGTGGTGGTAGTGCACGTACtacgtgtatgtgtttgTACTCTCGTTGGCAGAGTGCAAGACGCACATTGAGGCACTtcccacaagcacacgcgctcacATCGAAAAAAAAGCTCTCGCACACGGTCGGGTCCTTCGTGAATTCACAACTACCGAGTTTGCTTCACAAATCAGCCAGCAGACAAATGTAGATGGAGACACCAGTGAAAAAGAAGGTCGGCCATTGTGGCTACCTCTCTCAACTAGTACTCTTGGCCACAAGAAAGCGCGTCGATTCTCACAGCGGGTAGACGTGTGTCAGAGAAGCGGGAGAAAAACGTTTGTCTAAGGTCCTGAGACAGAGATGAGTTTCTAGTGGGGAGCGTGCAGAGAAAAAGACAGAAAGACGGACGGCTCTCATTTCAGCGGTCACCGAGGCTCACGCTTCTTGCGTCTTAATTCAGCAGTTCCCCTCCATCGCAAGGTGCTCGAGGTCATGCTTGACGGCCAAGGGTGGAGGGCGACAGAAAAGAAACGTGTTGCACTACTTTCCAGACTCGATGGCACATTCGACAAGTGTCGTGTTGCGAGGCCTGTACGCAATATCGTACACTGCAACGCCGTCCCCCTCAGCTACAACGTACGCCGTGCGTGGGTCTCCGCGCACCCAGCTTACATTCTGCACCCTTTTCAGGTCCGCCAGCGTCGTCGGCACTTGCGACGCCACCCACTCCTTCATTTTCTGTGTGGCATTCGCATCGATGGCGCTGGCATCGATGCCCTGCTTAAGTGCCCCTTTAGCCGCCTCGGCTACCTTGAACTCGTGCTTGAAGTAGTAGTGGATGAAATAAGGAATCGCCGGCATAGCATAGTGCATCAGTACCGAGCTCCATGTCCAGGTCTGATGGGAGGGCGCGGGTCTGAGAACCTGGAGCGAGCGTGGTTCTTTGTCCGATACGTAGCGCAGTGGACGCTTCGTGCAAACTTCTTTCACCCTAACAGAAAGACTTTGCAATTGCCGTCCCACGAAAAGGTCCTCGTGCTGCATGAGCAAGCTCGCATAATGACTGTTATACATGAAGGTGTACGGCACCGTTAATAGCATCAGCAAACGTTGGTTGGTGATATCGAATGGGTTCAGTACAGCTTGGATGAGGCGACGGTCTAGTGCATAGCCAGGACCGTGGCCAAATGCAACGTTATGATTGTcgtaccaccaccacactcGATACAGGCAttcctccgcgtcgtcgaTGCCCAGTGTCGGTGGGACAACCCCTTTGTGGGGAATGGTCGCCGTCAAGTTGCGCGGTTTCGCCCACCCACCGCGCACAtgccgcaggtcgctcaAGTACTGTGGCACCTTCAAGTacgtgtcgtcgtcgcccttcATGATGTACGGCACGTCTGGGAAGGCAGTGTACGCGTAGTTGAGCCATATCACGACCTTTTGAGTCATGCCTACTTCTGTCGGGATACCCCACGAAATACGCATGCccattttctttttcgtggTCGGCTTGCGGTCCGTCAAAAAGTCCAGCCACAGTGAgttgcggtggtgcagcacctcctgccACAATGCAGCGGACACGTGGCACACGtactgcgctgctgctgtgaagGCAGGTGTCACGGGCAGCGACAACTGGGCTGAAAGAGCCGCGAGGGGCGAGGTCCCGTCCACAAGACTTGCCGTAGTAACCACGGAGGTCCTTACACCAGCGCAGGGTGACTTCCACACCGCGTCATCGCTTCTTGGGATGTCGCGCCACCCATCACGCAGCAccacgcggcgctgcacgtaCGTGGGGGCACTGTTGACGTCACCGTCATCCACAGCCAGGTGCTGcgcagtcgctgcggcgTACTCGCTCACTGTTGgggccagctgcgccacgtccACGGTGGAATGCGTTGTGTCCTCAGAATCAcgctccgcagcagcgaacacgtagagctgcagcagcgccccagTAAAGTTGTTCTCGGTGCGCGCAACCTCTCGGTACGCCCGCCATGTCACGTGCTGCGCGTCCCGCAGCGGGTAGCGCTTCGGCTGGTCCGTTGAAGGTATGCCCATCACGATCAAGTGCCGCGGTCGCTCACCTGTGCCCCTCGACTGCGGCGAGTGgacgaagcggcgctgctgcgcgtacGACCGGGTCACCCATTGCCACCGCGGCAGTTCAGCTGCTACGTCCACGTCGTCCGTCACGCTCGCCATGGCAAACAACATGGGCCCCATGAGGCCCAGCGGCGCAGATGTTGTCGAGAACACGGGAAGCCCTTCCAGGCTCTGGTTTCCCGTCCTGTCAGTGGATCTCCCCGCATTCGCAGCAACCGCAGAAGCGTACGTGACATTGTCGAAGCACATCGTGCAGTCCTCGTCGATCACGCGCAGCGTCCACGATGGCAGCTGATCAGGGTCCAGTCGCACCAGAGAGTCAGTTTCAGAGGCAGCAAAACCGCGCTGTGTGGTCGTCAACCGCTCAACAGCAGTCTCGTGGTGCACGAGGACGGAAAACGGCGATGGAAACTCAGATCGACGGGCCGCCTCCTTTGACAACCGTATCGACCGCTTCTGTTGTGAGCCTACATTGATCGTGAATCGGCTGATAGCACAGTGAACCATGACTATGAGAGCAAGTAAGACGGCTAGCGCAACCAGGAAACGTTTTTGAATTTGTGAACGCAGACATTGTGCCGCGGATCGTCGAGGATGTCCGCAAAATCTGAACGAGTGGGTCTGTGCTACTTCATTCAAGAAGTCATCGTTTCTCGACAGTGTGCTGGCGCTACTCTTATCACCGCTCGCCTCTCGAGTCGAATCCACCTCCGGCTTGCCGCGTGAGCGCGAGTGACAGCCCTGTCCGCtctccgcagcgctgctcagcCCGCAGTGCTTCTGAGGGGAGGAAAGCAGCTGAAGAGGGTCGGCGCGGTGCGTGTCCCTGGGAGCccacgccggtggcgcaTTGTTCTCCTCTCGCATGAGGGTGTACTTCGCGTGCAgtgaggtggtgggggaAGGAGTGCCTAAGGTGTGCAGGTGGGTGGTAAAGTGGCACGAGCACACTCTTGGCCGCGTGCAGCGAAACAGCAGGACCACGGACAGAGACGCAGGTGGATCGAGGGCGGCCGAAGAGGATTGCACGGCAACACAGGGCAGCGGTGAAGAAGAGTTGTGAGCGCGTCGGTGCGACTGCAAAGGGCGCGCGAGTCAGCGGACCTGTGTCGCCCTCCACTTgcatgtgcctgtgtgtgggtgtgggtgtgggtgtgggtgggtggatgtAGGGAgaaatagagagagggagatatAGAGAGATGGGCGGAGGGAATCGGGGGAAGGTTGGCGCCGTGACATGGTCAAAGGACTCGCGAATCGGGTGACTCGAAGTGACAGTGGAAGATGTCACGGCGTCGAGCAACACCGAAGCGGCGCTGTGGAAATGGTGAGGCTGTTTGCCTTTTTGGTCGTGCAGGCTGTTGCCACACAAAACAGGTCTGAGTTTCTCTTCCCCGAGACAAAAATGGGCAAGACTTTCCTTTGCAAGGATGTGCGCGGCAGTCACCCCGCTGCACCTTTCGCTGGCATCCGGCGCGGTTCGATGGAAAGTCCCCAGCGCctaaaagaaaagagggagggcctGCACGTACTTCAGTGGGAGACGCGTCAGCAGTGCCgatgcccctcctcctctacgcgagaagaagcagaggagtagccacacgcacaggagaggaaagcaaaagtggcagaggtgcaagggaagagggcggcgcgcgtTGGACGGGTGCGCTGTCGTCGGTGAGTGAAATCGAGCCTGTACCCGGATGGCCTGCTGTTTGATGCACAGACAGAGTACGTGGCGTGCGGTGGGCAGGCCGTGCCGAAAACGCGAAAGAGAACAGCGCGGCGCCACGATACGCTGTACACTACAGCGAAGCGCAAAAcagccagcagcgtcgaccaCCCGAAAACGAAGCGCAAAGGCCAAATCAGCAACGCGATCGAAAATAGGCTGCTGAGCCCCTCCCCACTGGTGGGCACAGGCACcggggaaggaaaagggggcaGCGCATGGCGAGCTTGATTTTATCCGCGTCACAATCCGCCACTCACACGCGCGGATGCGGATGAGGGTGCAACAGAAGGACGTCTACCTTGAGAAGTCGAGAAAAGGAGATCGCCACAGGCGTATGAGGCTGAGGAGGTGGGAAAAGGCGGTCCCAGGTGCGCCGTTCTCAGAGCTCGTACTTTTTCCTTGATTCGCGCCGTTGGCTGTACGGCTGCACTCTCTTTCCCACTGGCTCGAATGTCAGTGAAAAGCACCCATCGCCGCCCGGCATCTGCTTCACGAAGCTGAGCAGCGGATGCACGATCCCGCGTGTCCTCTGCATTCGGGTGTCTCCGTCTGTGAGCTCGTGCGTGTTATGTGTGTGCGAACAGAGAACATaaggagacgaagagaagcgcaAAGAGTGAAAGGGGGCGCATGGTGCTGTGGCACAGACAATGAGCGagcaagcggcggcggagtgGCAATGTCGAAGAGGCGGCCCAGCATCCCGCGTGGTGACCTCTGGCGCCGGCGGGCGTTgagggaggcagggagggggcggggctgCACTCAGCCTCCATAGACACGGACGCCGAGAGCGTGCTTCGCAtacggcagcgcgcggccTCTCTTCGGGTATGCAGTGGAGCTGGTGTGCTGTTTTCGTTCTGTACTGCCTTCAGCAAACAGCGATGAGTAGGGAAGGGTGCCAGCACGAGACGAAAGAAAAGCCATAgtggggggaagggaagtCGAAAACCAAGAAAGCCAACGAAACGACGGCAGGAACAAAGAAGGTGTATCTATGAGTGTGCAGCGGCTTTGCGAGCATTTACGCGTAGCCGTAGAGGATGTGGCCttgcttgcgcagcgcgttcACAACATCGCACGCCGTCACGGTCTTCTTGCGCGCGTACTCGGTGtaggccgtgctgcagcgcacaaTGTCCTCCACGTAGGCCttcagcacgcggcgcacctctTCGTAGACCTCGCTCGAGATGCGCTtcacgccaccgcggcgcgccaTGCGGCGGACGCAGCCGCGAGTGATGCCGCGGATgttgtcgcgcagcaccttcttctGGCGCCTCTGGCTGCCCTTGGCATCAGCGGAGCGCTTGCCCTTGGCCATTGTTGCTATATGGAGGGAGGAGGTAGATATGTGTAGATCTTGGAGAACAAGAGTTTTTTCGCATGTTATCAGTTTTTGAGAAGGGCGGGAACGAGGAAGGAAGTAGCATTGAATTTTCGCAGGGAGATGTCGTTATTGCGGCGAATGATGATTCAGGATTTAAAGAGCACGCCAGAGCAATTGCCACAGCTGTTCCCTGCACTACAAATGCTGTTTGGAGAAGCAGTTTGGAAAAGTCTTTTGGCGAAGCGCATGGAAAGGAGCGGAGAATAACagtcctttttttttcgctatAAGCGGAGGAAAGACGGTGTTTTTCGTCGGCGGTAAGGATCACGATGCCCCAAGCTGTAATTGGCTTATCAAAGGTTGTTTGTGAAAGCAGGCCTATGAGCGGTGGTCAACACCTGCCATCACTGCacctgtctgtctgtgttcACACACTCGTTGGGTAACGGACGAAGTTGAATGAGAGTGACCAGAGGGAAGGTTGACGAGGGGAATCGCTGGCATTCGTGACCCAACAATAGgttctgcccccccccctcccagcTATTCTGTATTTCGTGTCGTTGTTGTTTCTCCTTAGAAAAAGTCTCTCCAGGGGCTTCTCAGCGGTTTAGAGGAGTGGTGCTGAAGTGCAGCTGCATGGGAGTAGAATCTTAATAAAAGTGAGAGCTTCCTCTGTAGCTCTGCGAGCGTTCGCAGGAAGCGCATGGATGTGCGAATGAAGGAATTTCCTTCGAAATGCAGGTCTTTTGATGAAAAGCAGCTGTGAGGCCACATGACAGTGATCCGAGCTGAGAAACCAACATGATGGCCCCCAGTTTCGTCCATGAATAACCTTCTTCTTCGATGCGCCTTTCTGCATTCATCGCACCCGCCTGGTGTTTATCACTGGATTGATGAGGAAAAGAAATCACTACTTGTCGTGTTTATTGCAAGCAATCCCCTTTACTGGATTTTTCGCTACTAGCCTTCTCATGGAAAGGGACCCTTGCATACACGTGCCGAGAACTCGTAAGGGTGGCACGTTTAGACACTCCGAGGATGTCGAGCTGCATGCCAACGACTTCGAATGGGACGGAAAGGTAGCGGAGCTGACCATCGCTGAGCGACAGCTTGTTGATGAGTACATGAGTAGGTGCATGGCAGAATTAAGTCGTGCCGGATCGTGGGAGTCGCTGGATGAGGTCCCTGAAAAGCCGTGGGAGATGCATTTCTCTGCAACGAAGCATCACTTTCCTCTCAAGAACTACATCATACATGCGTTTCCGTTGCTGCGCACCGTTATGGGCAGACGAGGCTCGCCTGCGTGGATTTTAGAGTGTGGTTGCGGTACTGGGAGCACCCTGCTTCCAATTATGCGTGAATGTACAAGCCCAGACGTCCATTTTGTAGGCTTCGACATCTCACCATCTGCGCTCTCGCACTTCAGGAGCCATGAGATTGCACAGGGCTATCTGCAACGAAATCAGCTTACATTGCTTCCCTTGGCAATCGGCACCTCTTCCTGCGTCACGAGCGCGGACCCTACGGCACCGCTGACGAAGCAGCAACGGATTGAAAATGCTACCCTTGTAGTCGATGCCCTTACTGCAGCGGACAAATCTCTTCAGCACCAAAAGTTTGATGCAATTCTGCTAGTTTTTGTCCTCTCTGCGCTGCCGACCGTTGAAAAAATGCTTTCGGCTATCAAACAGCTGAAGAAAGTTTTGAAGCAAGATGGAATTCTTCTTTTCAGGGATTATGCGCTTCCCGACCACAACTTTTTCCGCTTCTTGTCCAAAATGGACAACAAGGTTGGAAACATCGCTTTTGCAAAAGGCGACTGCACAACTCAGGTGTTCTTCTACAAAGAGTTTGCAGCCAAACTTTTTTCCGCTGCTGGCCTAGTCGAGGTGGACGATGTTCCGTCAAATCTGACGTATCACTGCAATCGCATTGTGAACCGTAAAAATGGGAAAAAAATGGATAAGATTTTCATCAACGGAACGTTTAAGCTGGCACCGAGCAGCTGAGCTGTGCAATACTGATGGAAGCGGTGTGGAAGCCGCAATAAAAAGACAATTGAGAATCATCTGACCGAGGCGTAGACTTTCGCAAATTCGCGGTGACAGCCTCGACGGCTTTCGCGACTCTTTATGAGTGTAACCTcagggaaaaaaagaggggtTTGGGTCCGCTGTCCTCTCTGGGAAGACATGTTTAGGATAGGCCTAGAAGACGTTTGTTTGTCTTATGTGCTCCACATTTTTTCGAGCACTAGTGTGGCCTTCGTGTTACTAGCATCAACAATGCAATTTTTTCTCAAGTAATGATGGTAGCACTTGCATCCTTAGTGCGAGGATCTGTACGTTGCTCTATTAATATGGCTCCAatgctcttctttttttttctctggtCGGTGCACGAATGGGCACTCTGTCGTCAACTGTCGCTATTGTGTTGCGCGATGTTGTGGTTGAACTGTCTCCGTAACGGATTTCCTGTCGAAGCGGAAGAAAGGACGAGAACAGTCGAAATAAGTCATAGAGGCGCGGAAGAAAGCGTCTCGGGATTCGATGCAGACGAAAGACGAGGCGGGTATGTcagccgcggaggagggcagcaaAGGAAACCGCTTTCAGCTGAAAAAATGGAACGCCGTCGCGCTATGGTCCTGGGATATTCAAGTGGACACCTGCGCCATCTGTAGAAATCACATCATGGATCTGTGCATCGAATGCCAGTCAAATCCGTCGTGCTCGCCGAAGGACTGCACAGTAGCGTGGGGCGCCTGCAATCATGCCTTTCATATGCACTGCATATCTCGATGGCTAAAGACTCGGAACGTTTGTCCTTTAGACAATAAAGAGTGGGTTTACCTTCGATATGGCGCTTAATTAAGGCGCTGTGGGTAACGCAGTGCAGCTGACGAGTGTGGCGTGCCTCTTGCAGACGAAGTGATATTCAGAGTTTCGCTTTGATGCTTTTGattttgtttttgcttgtttgttgttgttgttgttgttgttgtgtgtgtgtgtgtgtgtgtgtgtgtgtgtcgttgtATTTCTGTAAGGCATTCCGCTTTGGAAACAAAAAAATTAGGTACTTCTGTTTTCTTGGTGTGTGAGTCGTAGTGGTAGTGTGGAGGACTGATCATATTGCACTACTCTCACATAGGAGTGCGCGATGCCCAGGATGCGCTTCTTTTCAAAGAAGTCATGCAGGGTAGGTGTTCTTTAGAGCTGCAGAGGCAAAATAAGTAAATCCTTGTAAGAACTTATGCAATGGACAAATCATTTGTCTCTCTATATATacgctcttctttttcctccgTCTACGTACACCGTTTCGCCAGTCTTTCCAATTTTGAATACACACAATGCCACTTCTTAGATGCACGGCGCACCGCCTATGTGCTAGAACTGGCTCTTGCTTGATTGACCCTTTAGCATCATCTTCGCGCGTGGCACCGCACAACTTGCAGTTTACCCACGTCCTTGGAACACGACAATTTTCACTCTTTGGCGAGGCGATAAATCACTCGAAGCTGCTTGTACAGTGCACGGTGGCTCTGGAACGCTCTCATAAGTATGAGGGTGGGCAGAACACTGCCCTCAGGGGCGAGAAAGCGAGTGCTCGCGGTCCTGTCGAATTTGAATGTCAGCTGAGCAACATGTGCCGCGGCTTCCCACTCACCTTGTCTCTTTgttgcagcacgcgcgccggTCTCTTGCTTATCAATGGTGCAAGATTTATACCGGCGGGCGCGACTGTGCTGGAGGGGCCAGAATGCACCCATAGCCAATTCATCTACCACGGTCCGCACATGAACCAGTCGCATTTGGCAGAGCTGCTTGTTGGGCACAGGCGTCCTAATTCACCGCTAGATGACATCGCTCATATCGAGGCTGTCTTTTTCAGCGCGGTGCGTTGCTTTGGCAGCGCTTCGAGCACCTGGTTTGCCCATACTCCAGTCCACACTATAAAACCTGAGCTTGCTGATCGTATCGCCGAGCTAGTGCGTGCCTTCGGGGTCGATGATGCGCTCGCTGAATACGTCGAATGTAAAGCGCACGCTGTAGAGAGACTGGAGCGGGACGCGTGGGTTCGTGTTTCGAATAGCGTTTTACCTAACCTAGAGTGACTCTAGGGGTCCTTGTCTCGAACGATTCGCCTGTGTGTATTGATGTCTACGCTGCTTTTTGCAGCGTTTCCTGCAACGcatgaaaaagaaaagcgaaaaTACTGGATAGTATCACTGCGGTGCGTTAGAAATGTGTTTTGCTAGGGCACTGCTTGCTGTCTCTTGTTCTTTTCTGCGTGACTGGTCTGTTTGGTACACGGTGCACAACAAAGCATCTGCTATACATCTCGCCGTGGTATGCAAGAATCGCGATGATTTCGTGGTGCTTTACACCAGTGTGTTTCACGTTACGTTTCTTAAACGCCTTCCTGCTCTGAAACTAATTTACATGAATGCTTCCAACAAGGAACAAAAAGCCAAAGGGGGACAGCAGAACTACGAAAACACACTGATATCAAATCTGCCTTTGAAGCGCTACAGCAGCTTTGGGCATTAGCGTAACAACCCGTAGTGGATCACACCAATGAGAAAGTTTATGCTAGAGACCAAGGCCGCCCTGGGTGTCGCGCCCAAGACTGTGGACTGGGACTTCGAAGAAAAGGCTGGCAATTTGAAAACTATCAACCACACGCTTTCCGACTATAAATCTGCCGTGGAACAGACGAGGTCAGCTTCTCAAAACCTTTTGACATCAATGGAGAGTATGTTGAAAGTACTGGAGACAATGACACGCGGAAATGACATTCCTGACAACGTGAGGGGCGTTGTAGGGGACTTCGCCCAGATGGTGCAGAAGGCGCACTGCGAGCTCCTCGTGGACTTCAAGAAGACGCtcgatgacgacgacagcaTAGCTGAGATCGAGAGCCTAGCAGGCAAGTGCAAGAGTCTGGAGGCAAAGCGCAGCAAAGTGATGAATGAATACGACGCGTACCGCGAAGCTGTAACCAAGAAAGAGGCAGAGTATCGAAAGAAAGGTAAAGATTTGTGTGACTCGAAACTCTACGAGGAGGAAGTTTCCAGGCGTGACAGCCTAAAGGCTGGCTTTCAGAAGATCGACAAGGAGTTCAAGGAGACGTAtgccgagctggagaagaagaAGCTGCGCAGCTACATGGCTGCCCTCTCCACTTACTTGGCAAGCACATCGCAGTTGATGGGGTCGATCCATAAGGAAATGGAATCGACCAAGAGAAAGGCAGACATGGTCAAAATCTAGTGATCTTTTCCGCGGAAACAAGAAAAATCAGCATCAGACTGTTGCCGTTCGCTATTATGATTTTCGCCTTGAGTGCTTCATTATCCTCTTCGAAACGCGATACACGTCGATGAGGGCACGTAATTCGTGGCTGGCTTTCAGCCTCATCTGGCACGGTGTCTCGTTTATCCTCTTGCACTTGTGTGCCTATGCATCAGCGGTTGCTATTACCAACTTTATGACTATTAAAAAGGTCCTCTGGTTGATGCAATTACACGCAAACCGTGAGGTAGCTGCTATCGTTGTTTACGCTTGCGTAGAAAGAAAGCGAGGAGAGTCTATGCATCAGTAAAACccgtcctttttttttcttgttgaTACATGAGAATGGCTGGGATTCGGTTTTCTTTTGGGGATTTACTTCCCTGGTGGAGAGCATGTCAGCGTGGTGTATCAGGGCCCAGTTCATCCCGTGCGTGGGGAAGCCAGGGCAATGCACCGCTGTTTATGCCGTCGatcaggtcctggatggcaCTGCGCCGAAGCGAGCTGAGACAGTGAGCACGCCTGTACCATTcatgtgatgggcagagtgtcCGCGTGACTCCAACGTAccccacccggccctcgcactgcctagTATTGTTGGGTGCCTGAGCCACCTCGAGTGGAATGCACCAAGTGGCAACGGGCatgatgggagcggctgAGAAGGAACCTGCGGGgcggggtgtgggtgggtaggGTTTGAGGCAAGGACCGTGCTCACATGACTGAGTGGGCGCATGGCTGTAGCGCatgtgtctacggctgcttcgcactGCGtgatggggcctgtgacaggcaGGATAGTGTGGTGGTTCACTAATGTTCAATGGCGGAGAGCGGGCACACGTTGGCGAATAAAAACCTAGTGTTGACTCTCCACTaccctctcttttcccttccCCTGACGAAATCTGGATAGGACAGGTTATCGAGGGACTATTCGCTATTTTTATCTTTGTCGCATGCTTCCGCCTCCGTGCTGGTGAATAGAAGCAGTGAATCTACGCTCGAACGAATCCAAAACTTATTCTGTGCCAAGCGC
This genomic window contains:
- the SCG2 gene encoding phosphoglycan beta 1,3 galactosyltransferase 2, with the translated sequence MREENNAPPAWAPRDTHRADPLQLLSSPQKHCGLSSAAESGQGCHSRSRGKPEVDSTREASGDKSSASTLSRNDDFLNEVAQTHSFRFCGHPRRSAAQCLRSQIQKRFLVALAVLLALIVMVHCAISRFTINVGSQQKRSIRLSKEAARRSEFPSPFSVLVHHETAVERLTTTQRGFAASETDSLVRLDPDQLPSWTLRVIDEDCTMCFDNVTYASAVAANAGRSTDRTGNQSLEGLPVFSTTSAPLGLMGPMLFAMASVTDDVDVAAELPRWQWVTRSYAQQRRFVHSPQSRGTGERPRHLIVMGIPSTDQPKRYPLRDAQHVTWRAYREVARTENNFTGALLQLYVFAAAERDSEDTTHSTVDVAQLAPTVSEYAAATAQHLAVDDGDVNSAPTYVQRRVVLRDGWRDIPRSDDAVWKSPCAGVRTSVVTTASLVDGTSPLAALSAQLSLPVTPAFTAAAQYVCHVSAALWQEVLHHRNSLWLDFLTDRKPTTKKKMGMRISWGIPTEVGMTQKVVIWLNYAYTAFPDVPYIMKGDDDTYLKVPQYLSDLRHVRGGWAKPRNLTATIPHKGVVPPTLGIDDAEECLYRVWWWYDNHNVAFGHGPGYALDRRLIQAVLNPFDITNQRLLMLLTVPYTFMYNSHYASLLMQHEDLFVGRQLQSLSVRVKEVCTKRPLRYVSDKEPRSLQVLRPAPSHQTWTWSSVLMHYAMPAIPYFIHYYFKHEFKVAEAAKGALKQGIDASAIDANATQKMKEWVASQVPTTLADLKRVQNVSWVRGDPRTAYVVAEGDGVAVYDIAYRPRNTTLVECAIESGK
- a CDS encoding putative ring-box protein 1; translated protein: MQTKDEAGMSAAEEGSKGNRFQLKKWNAVALWSWDIQVDTCAICRNHIMDLCIECQSNPSCSPKDCTVAWGACNHAFHMHCISRWLKTRNVCPLDNKEWVYLRYGA
- a CDS encoding histone H4; the encoded protein is MAKGKRSADAKGSQRRQKKVLRDNIRGITRGCVRRMARRGGVKRISSEVYEEVRRVLKAYVEDIVRCSTAYTEYARKKTVTACDVVNALRKQGHILYGYA